From the genome of Medicago truncatula cultivar Jemalong A17 chromosome 2, MtrunA17r5.0-ANR, whole genome shotgun sequence:
AAGGAAACTGATAGAAGATTGGAAAAAGTGGATAATAATGGTCATATAAATCAAGTCATGACTACTCAAAGTTAAGTTCAACTCCAAATGACACCACCACCAACAATTTATAGATTAAATATTCTATGGTTGTTTAGGGTTGGTaggttttgtttaatttgttgtACTATTTACCATGTTGGTAGAGGTTTGTtgatgtatgatttatatgagtttttttttctcttgggCCACCCAACCTTTCTGTCATTGGTGCAATTGTTAACACTTAACATAAAGGTTTGTGCTAGGGTGGGAAGTATAGAGAGATGTGGATTTCTGCTGCACTTGTCGTGCATGTATGTGTGTTTTTTGTTTCGGGTGGTTTGGTATAAAGAGTTCGTAGTGCTCTGTGTTCCGTGTAAGAGTGTGGTCTGTTTTTTGTTATGGATTAGAGTAGCAGCGGTTTGGTCCTTGGAGCCTTAAGTTTTGGTACTTTAGTTATGTTTTGttgcttttttgttttgggtatttttttatgacaaaagtttaaaataatttactcATTGACAAAagttataaaataatttgacatattttaaaatcaaataaattttactgTAAACATAgctctttaaattaaaatttcattcgATTCATAATTCAATGGAGAGAATATATATGTAGAAAAGCAATTAAGTGATTATTAGTACAAAATCATACTCATTGAGATTTGTACAACTatacttttctctttttacttTTCGTGATATAGGTCATACATAAATATTAGTTACCGAaattgtgatttatatgatatattatgttATCTTGAATTTAGATTAGGAAATTATTGTCTACCATATATATTGTCCAACACTACCTTTGAGTCCATCTCAAAATGCACATTTGTCAGCTGAAGGTCACGAACCCACTGAAGAGCAAAAAACAGTCTGAGTGCCTCTCCCAAATCAACATCAAGTAACAATGATAGCTACTCCACTTCAGCCAACACAAAACGACCTTCATCATCTCGAATATATATACAAAGGCCAACTTTGTTTAACAcatgagagaaagagaagttCACATTACATTTATAACAACATGCACTTGGTTTGTGCCAAACAATCATTTTAGTGTGATGATTTTGATTAGGGACAAGGGTTATGATAAGTTGCACATTGACCCAACTATTGAAAAGAGTGCTCTAACCCGATATCACCTATACATAATTTAAATCATGTCCCTTAGATAGTAAGGCCGATTAAGCCTCAAACTAAATCAAAAGATCAATTGTGAAACAATACATTATCTACAAAACATTAATAACATATTTAAACTAAAGATTACATTGAAAGCACCAGCCATATTAAGTATATGTTTGCTTTGGCATTTACAAGGACATTCACATGTTTCAAAGTCTTTTTATCGTGAAAAATAGAAGCTAAAAACACTAGCTTCTCTCTAGATGTGTGTCCAGTAGCAGTGCACTCCATAAACAAAAATAGACTAAGAGTACTACACAAATTCCTCTCTATTTACAtcaaatcccaaaacaaaaaagagtttAGTTACGCATTGAATGCATAACTAACAAAATAAGGTAGATAGATGTTGGAGATGCATCGAGATATATGGTTCTCTCTTTCTCTATCTTATCTCTCATTCATTTTATGTCTGCATCCAATTCTTTATGGTTTAACTTAACACTGTTTTTCTGTTTCAAACTGAAGTTAAATGTTTTGACAAAGAACTAATGCATTTAATCTTTTACAAACAAGTTTCCGTAAAAGAAATggttaatcaattattttttttaaaatattggaaCACATTTCAAATTCCTCTTGTATTTTTCATCGATCTTCAATTGGTATCAAGCTCCAATCTCTTGTCTGACCCTTAACCTTGGAAGAGTGAAAATCCTTTTTGATTATGGAAATAACTCAAGTATTATGGCTTAAACTTTGTTCCAAGTTTTTTGTCTCAAATTCAGTTTCCTCTTATTTTAAACAGGTTGAACAAAAACTCTATGTTAAAAGATCGGTATTGGTGTTTTATTAGAAGTCAACAATatttcagtaaaaaaataaaatgaagtcaacaatatatacacacacataaagATGGAACACATTCAACCTATGTAATGTTATATCATTGTTACACCACTcaatattatcatatttaatacatatttttcaaatttaattttaagctTATATCATATAGATTATCTATGTAAAATCTTGCATGAATTTAAAATCACTTCATATGTTATTGATAACTCATCAAGATGAACAATGTtcaataaaaacacataaatcgTTAATCTTGATGAGTCTTAGTGatatatcaaataatttaaGATTTATGTAAAGTTTTATACGGATGAtctatttaatataaatttaaaattcaacGTTTAAATTTGGTAAAATATGTATCGAGTAAATCACTGTTGTAATCTGATcattatatacacacacacactttatGAGTAAGTGAAATTGACCAGACAAATATAGAAGCAAACTATGTTGCAAAGGAATTCAATGCACTTAtcaattcaaatttcatttaatttactTAAGGTCATGCTAATTTgagagcacaagttaacatttggTTTTAACTTAAAGACTCATTAGTTGAAAATGTCAAATGAGTCTTAAGTTAAATTCAATGTCACTTAATATAGTTGGTAAACTTTATTGACCTGACCAAAAGGAATTCAATGCACTtatcaattcaaatttaaagtaaattttataaatttgtaaTAAGTTAAAATGAATTCAATGTCACTATTAAatgtataaattttaataagttaaaaAGAATTCAATGTCACTATtaaaatgtataaatatttaaaattaaaatatgggtcatgctaaccggtgcctaTCATaccgaaaaaataaaattattatcataaaaggaaattgtttttgactttttataaattaattacacaatttcaatacattaactactatataatttcctttttagcATGCTTAATCAATAaacgggggcaccggttagcattttccttgaaatattacatttttgaagggtaaaatttattaatagtaGTGACATTATTGGTCAAATTACAATTGTCTCAAGTAAATTTCGTCCCATGGAATTAAAAAGTCAAACTTCAAATATATTAGCACTTAGTAgatacatttattaattttgtttctttttataagactcatttgacatttccaactacatttattttttctttacaaatatacccctatttattttacattttttcttcaatcaacaataaataatactatgttgaaaacaaaaactaatttaaccaagttgcttgggctccGGTGGCAAGGAAcaccttccaaggacgtacccggGGAATACAGGGTTCGATTTCCAGGGGGAACAACGCTTGACCAGTGTGCATGACTCTACGCACGAGCCAAATTAGTCGCCTACTAAAGGTGGATTAGAAACCGGtgcaaaagcaacaaaaaaaaatcaaaaactaattttctttcttaaagataaaattgtaaacgCAATAgtaataacaaacaaatttaatattattatcaattttttatatccCGTGATTTGACCAAAAtggtcctataattagggacggggTAATACATaactaaaaacactaattagTCATAGAGACTCAAGATTTCAGCTCAGTGTAAAGAGTTTAAATTTCCCCTCATAAAAAGATAgcaaatgctaacttgtgtctcAAAGGCACATGTTAATTAGGAACTCATAGTAGAAATATACATAGCAAAAGTCGTgcattcaacttcttaaaagttaaactatcatatttttcaatgtaaaattgcTCTTTTTAGGTTTCTTAACACGTGTCcttaggacacaagttaacatgaccctaaaAAGATATAGAACATAAATTTGTAGCCTCATGTGTCTGAGCTCAAATCTCACTGGAACAGTTATAAAAGTATCATTAttaataggaaaatgttaacttgtgcccttgggcataagttaaaaaaccaaatttaaaaggtttttattaaaatttatgtatttaatgtcttaaaagttgcaaaagttatactttcaatataaaatatatttttaatttttattttaaactccTTAACTTCCTGCCTTTATTTAACATGACCCTTATTAATAACActaattgttttcttaaaagtaataattacactAGGTGttggaaaacaaaaataatttttcttaaattttgtgAAAACTGCAAATTTTATTATGGTAAgaatatcattaattaaaatgacTCACACtaccaacaaaaattaaaatgactCTAGCGGTTATTTTACAACTATCCAAAAGTTTATCTCTAAATTTTACAAGACCACGTCTTACTAGTGCTCTAACACCTCTTGGACAACTACAAAGAgtgtttcaaaattattttttaaggttCTCAAATGTGAAAagtattctttttaaaaattaaatattataaattttaatgcattggttatataaatttttataagaaCTTATTATAAATGGTTGACATTTCCTTTAAAAAGTGACCGAGTAATAAGTTATGTTGACATTTCTCTGTGCATTTTCGATGACTCTATAAATTTGAacagtgtttttttttagggttggGTTAACTTGGACACAAGTTAAAAAGGTAAAAATGGAAGTAAGAaataaattttgtcttgaaaacaTAAGATTTTGGGttaatgctattttggtcccttaagtatttacttcctccgtttcaaaatttacatttaggttcattcatttaatgatgtatgtggtctatattatgaaccacatacatcattaaatgaatgaacctaaaaagtgaattttgcttatattttgatacGGAGGAagtaattggtatcgctttggtcccttaactaaaaaaaaagattgtttgagtactttaagtttttttttactctcgttttggtcccttcagTTAAGTTTCCAttaggtttaataaaataattttttttgtcaaaaaaattattgttttttgtaaaaagaataatctcaaagccaatgacaaggtgacacgtgttcaggagttaacttttttttaaaaccctaacagaaacctaacagaagggaccaaaacgagactaaaaaaaaacttaaagtactaaaacaattttttttttagttaagagaccaaaacgaTTCCAACTAAATACTTAAGGAACCAAAAGAGCATTCAAACCtaagattttaaatttctaaaagatagaatgcacaattttcaataaaatgtttctatattGAATctcttaacttgtgccctaacatttttttttaaagatagaaTAGTTAAGGTAGTGGTTGAATATCTCTCTTAATAAATTATCATAAGACTTGCTATAAATTCAACTCAATTGTATCAAAAATATGTCTATATAAATAGTATGACCGGAGTACTAAGAAAGGCATaataaacatcatttttttcaatttctttcttgtttatttCTTTCAGTTTTCTAATCACTAACATGGctgataaaaatatgaaagtgGACTACATAGCTGATGACTTGAAGAGGAAGACAACATTCAACAAAAGGAAGCATGGTTAGATACTAAATTTCTCCTTTATTTCTATAAAGAACACTCATATCatacaaatttattattatgaatttttttcttgttcGTTTCTTTCAGTTTTCTGATCACTACCATGGATactaaaaatatgaaagttgACTGCATAACCATTAGGAATTTATATCAATATGAATATAGTTATTtgatgtttgttattttttgttttttgatatcATGAAAAAATAAGCAAATGTTGTTGCAACCATAAATCATAATAACATACCAGTTATATAGACCATtgaaattattgttattttcacaatattttaaGATCATGCTAGTTATAGTATAAATTTTTCAGTTTCACATTTCTCTCAACTCTCTCACGGGTTTTGTTGCGTTTTTCAACAGGTATAACTAAGAAGATTAATGAAATCACCACCCTCTGTGGAATTGATGCATGTGGTATAATCTATGATGAAAACAATGATGGAGCAACAGTTTATCCATCAAAAAAAGGAGTCCAAATGGTGTTGGACAAGTTTAAGAGTTTTCCTGAATCGGAACAAAGAAAAGGAATGCTGGATCATGAGGGCTTTTTGAGCCAATCCATAATGAAATCCAAAGAGAAGTTAAAGAAACTAAAGGGCAAgtccaagaagaagaaaatgaatgatcTACTTGGTGAATTCATTTATACGGGTGAATTTGATGGAAATGTGAGCGAGAGTGATCTCGAAGATCTATCGTCGCTTATTGGTGATTACCGAAAAGAAATCGACGAGAGGATCGAATCAAGTCAAACCTGAACCCAAGCCTAACATGGATTGGAAATGGGGTTGATCCTATGAATGAAAAAGAGTAGAAGTCCCCGAGGGTTATCCCCAACTAGCCTTTGGTCTATGTAATTCATAACTTCTTTGAAAAGTGTCATCTTTTACACCATCTAGAATAAAACATCAgcaaaaaatatctaaaaaaatcaaatgtatttGATCTAAATTTTGGACTaaatacatttatatttttaaatcatttttgcTTATGTTTTAATTCTAATGGAATATGTAGTATTTTTAGAGTCTTATCATCGTttagtttttattgttttttctatCATAAATGTATTTTAAAGTTGGTCtatgtgtatgtttggtttaaatatgttgactttttttttttttttaagctataTTTACTTTTCCAATGTTGATGGTCGTCAATAAATTCAATAAAGACTTGTTGTGTGGAGTTTCCAAATTACATtgtgaaattaacaaaattgaatgtGTTGTTGTCTCACCCTGAAATTGTCCCATCCATCTCCTTGTTTTCCATTGTGGGATGATTTTATCCCTTGTCCCCATTTGTGAGGGGACTGACCAACGTTAAAACAATGTAGAttttactccatccgttttaaaatgaatgttatttaaagtttttacacatatattaataaatgcattaattaaaagaaagatgttattttaccaaattatcataatcaattattgatttttcattaaagaaaaaa
Proteins encoded in this window:
- the LOC11443574 gene encoding agamous-like MADS-box protein AGL80, with translation MADKNMKVDYIADDLKRKTTFNKRKHGITKKINEITTLCGIDACGIIYDENNDGATVYPSKKGVQMVLDKFKSFPESEQRKGMLDHEGFLSQSIMKSKEKLKKLKGKSKKKKMNDLLGEFIYTGEFDGNVSESDLEDLSSLIGDYRKEIDERIESSQT